A stretch of the Bacteroidota bacterium genome encodes the following:
- a CDS encoding tyrosine--tRNA ligase yields the protein MKKNFVAELKWRGMLQDIMPGTEELLNKEIISGYIGFDPTADSLHVGSLAQIMTLLHFQKCGHKPIALAGGATGMIGDPSGKKEERKLLTLEEIHYNESCINKQLEKFLDFSSANSAELVNNNDWFQRMETITFMRDVGKHLTVSYLLSKGFIKDRMSSGQDMSFTEFNYILMQAYDFLWLYQNKNCKLQLGGSDQWGNITAGAELIRKKIRGDAFGLTIQLITKADGSKFGKTETGNIWLDSKKTSPYKFYQFWLTTTDEDAKKYIRIFTLLTKEEIEVLEQKHNEAPHLRLLQKALAKDVTCRVHSEEDFESALEASEILFGESTTEALKKLSEEDLLSVFEGVPQVEISKSELERGINVVDFLSEKTKIFSSKGEARKMVQGGGVAINKEKISDVQAQVSSLHLLNNKYILAQKGKKNYFLVKAE from the coding sequence ATGAAAAAGAATTTTGTTGCTGAACTGAAGTGGCGCGGAATGTTGCAGGACATTATGCCGGGAACGGAAGAATTACTGAACAAAGAAATTATTTCCGGCTACATCGGCTTTGACCCTACAGCAGATTCTCTTCACGTGGGAAGTTTGGCGCAAATAATGACGCTGCTTCATTTTCAAAAATGCGGGCATAAACCAATTGCATTGGCCGGTGGTGCAACCGGAATGATTGGCGACCCATCGGGAAAAAAAGAAGAACGGAAACTATTAACGCTTGAAGAAATCCATTATAATGAATCATGCATTAACAAACAGTTGGAAAAGTTTTTGGATTTTTCTTCTGCTAATTCCGCTGAACTTGTAAATAATAATGATTGGTTTCAGCGAATGGAAACCATTACGTTCATGCGCGATGTGGGAAAACACTTAACTGTAAGTTATCTTCTGAGCAAAGGATTTATAAAGGACAGAATGAGTTCCGGGCAGGATATGTCTTTCACCGAATTTAATTACATACTCATGCAAGCGTATGATTTTCTTTGGTTGTATCAAAATAAAAATTGCAAACTGCAACTGGGCGGTTCCGACCAATGGGGAAATATTACTGCAGGCGCTGAACTTATCCGAAAAAAAATTCGTGGAGATGCATTTGGGCTAACGATCCAGTTAATTACAAAAGCCGATGGAAGTAAATTCGGAAAAACTGAAACAGGAAATATCTGGCTCGATTCAAAAAAAACTTCTCCTTATAAGTTTTACCAGTTTTGGCTGACAACAACGGATGAAGACGCAAAAAAATATATCCGTATTTTCACTTTGCTCACGAAAGAAGAAATAGAAGTTCTCGAACAAAAACACAATGAAGCGCCTCATCTTCGCCTGCTTCAAAAAGCATTGGCGAAAGATGTAACCTGCCGTGTTCACTCGGAAGAAGATTTTGAATCAGCGCTCGAAGCATCTGAAATTTTATTCGGAGAATCCACCACTGAAGCGCTGAAAAAACTTTCGGAAGAAGATTTACTCTCGGTGTTTGAAGGAGTGCCGCAGGTTGAAATTTCAAAATCGGAACTGGAACGTGGAATCAACGTGGTGGATTTTCTCTCCGAGAAAACAAAAATATTTTCCAGCAAAGGCGAAGCGCGAAAAATGGTGCAGGGCGGAGGAGTGGCAATCAACAAAGAAAAAATTTCAGATGTGCAGGCGCAGGTTT